The DNA sequence aaaataaaatgtctagGCAGTATCATTACATCTTTAGTTTACtttactaaaaataaacttaaactgAAATTTGCAGTGTCAGTTTACTCATTTTCACCAacatgctttttcttctttctggtaTTTCCTGGCAAGAGGAATGTCACAGTGTCTCATAATACTGCTATCTTTTTACATATGGCTGAATAAAGAAAACGTTTTGCATTCCAGAAGTCACTCCCAAGCAATGTGAAATACCTTGTTGAGAAACAGGCAGGGCAGATGCGCTCTCCGATCCAGGGCCACAGTGACACGGGTGGCCAAGTAGTACCTTCGGAACCAGGCCCACCTGTGCATCTCCGTGCAGCAAGGGAGAGCGTCTAGTTCCAGGTCACAAGCAAGAGCTGCCAGCACCTGTGATCACTGAAAATTAACAACACAGGGCCACTCAGCGACATGACCAACATTCACCAAAGACAGCCCCAGCACAAGCTCTGAGGGTCCCCCCTCAGAACTCCTGCTCCAGGCTGACTGCCGCGCACCCTGCAAGGGTTTGAGCATCACCAGGGATGGGGACTGTTCCCACACAGCTCCTAGGGGTGCACCGGACCACAGGACCTCGGTGCCAACAACTGCTACCACCCCTGCTGCCTCCGTCAGGGCATCTGAGAGTCCACTGCCCCTAAGACCACTTGGTCACTCCCGGAGGTTCTCGTGCTCAACTCCAGCGGCAGCTCCCCGTCCCCAGGGATGCCTGATGTTAGACGCTTGGCCCTTGACAGCCTGTGTGTGGCTCTCCCACGGCTTCAAAACAAGTTGCGTGTCACCTTGAAGAGCAAGCAGTGCAGCAGCTGCTCGCCCCTTGCACAGCAGGGTCTTCACACTCAAACTGCCTCTGCAGAGCCTCTGGAAGGCCTTCCACCAGGGCGGCGGGATCGCTGCCTGTAAAACTCTGAAGGAAACAACAAGATCATAACCATAATTGTACAGCaaaattagaattatttgttAAACATGTGATCAATATtttcaaatagaaataaaatctaaaagGACGTGATGAACACTAAAATAAAAGGACCAGTATGAAAATCCACCTTAGAATGTGCATGGTCTCAATTTGAGGACAGCCACTCCGGGGAACCAGTTCCTTTCTGGCCGACAAACCCCCACCCCCCGGGGTGGTGAGGATGAAGCATTCTTGTAACAGTAAGGACCTCATGCAGCCAAACAAAGGGGATGTGCTGATTCAGACTCGAAGTCCCACAGACAGAATCCGTTCTCACAGCCACCGAAGCCCAGCCCGCCCTCAGCACAGGGGGAACAATAGGGGACCTAGATGTCACCAAGACCGTCTTACTCTTGTGTGAAATTCCCAACTCTCCTCGGGGGttttgtaatagagaagaacaggTCTGACTCTatgttggatctgttcctttagttttaaccctgtgccctgctttctaggcttagccttgccagctctgcaccttatGTGAAATGTTGCCTTTAGTCTGAAATCTataggagagcctgttctcaaggctctgacctttaagggtattaacacttttgcactcctacaaagttaacaagttgcagaatagaaaataacctttgttttcttggaggtttgcagggacaccatgatctgaccaggtggatagctgcaagaacaaagaattcctgcagcaagaagtttgcaatgaccaaccacacccccttccTTGTTTTTTTGTAGAAAAAGAGCCTATATTCTGACtggagtaggatggttctccaagatatcagtctgccatcctcttggtctgctggctttctgagtaaagtcactattccttgcccccatACCTCATCTCtggatttactggcctgtcgtgctgCAAGCAGAGTGAGCTTGGGCTTGGTAACAATTTAGGAGTTTAAAGTATTAAAGCCAACATTTTAGTCCTGAAGGGTCAGCTGTCTGGAAACCGCAACGTAATGTTTCACACCAAAGCTCTCTCGTTTCCCATCGTAGTCTCCAAACAGCCTGTTCATGTTAACTGCCCAAATTCAGTTGTAAGCTGCTCCCTTACTCTTTGAAGGGCCCACATTCTGTGACTGGCAGGTGAAATGAGCGATAGAGAGGGTCAGAGGATGACCACAATTCCCACAGAGCAGGACGGACCTGGAAACACATGCGCCGTTACCTGAGGCACTCAGCTGTACGCAGGCCACCAGAGACGCTGCCAGGCAGGGGACGGTGCTTCTGTTTGAGGCAAGGTTGAGTCGAAAGTCTAAGAGACACGTCACGAAGTCCACTGATGGACAGGAGAGGATGCAGTGATCGAAAAGGAGGTCTTTAGGTCCTAAAGAAAGGGCATTATGCtttacaccaaaaattgacacattataaactacacatcaataaaaatatacacacacacacacacaaaacacacagtAAACGTCCCCCCGGTGGACCAGGTGAGGGCTCCCTGATAAGGAGACTCACTCAGTCCAACCAACAAGGGGCAGACCCGTAGTCACGGAGAGGGGTCCAGGGGCCTGTCACTGGCTAGGTCACATAGGTACATTCTGTACACTGACATTTTAAAGTCCAATGGCTTAAGAACAGCAACCAGCAAGAGCAGGGGAAcactgggtggggagaggggctgacACCCTGGCAGCTGGACAGCGGAGGTGGCTCACTGCAGCTCTGACCCTCGCCATGGTGGGGCCCTGGGCAGCACTGGCTCCCCACACAACAGGAGAAGGAGGCCCGCAAGGCACTCAGTGGAAATGCCGTGCATGTCCACTCTGCGAGGTCAGCAAGCTCTGTTGGCTGGAGGTCAGGCCCATCCTTACCCATGGCCACTGTGATGGGGTAGACGATGAAGTGCCAGCCCCACCCATTCACAGACCCATCGCTGATGAACTTCCACGTTAATGCATCCCCTGGGATGTACAGCTCACTGGACCAGTCGGACCACTCCCAGCCTGGTGGAGCAAAGAACACTGGTGTTGGGTTCACCCATCATCAGATCAACATCGACTTCTTTAGACACAGAGTCGTCTGCATCCTGTCTGGAGCACAGCCGGCTCCTCCAGCCCACTCCTCACGTGTGTTCACCCCGTGCCCTCAACACACGCTGCACCAAGCAGtcgggaagcagggagcaggcaaGCAATGCCCCACAGGTGCTCACGTGCACCCACGATACTGTGTGAGGGGCCTGCAGAGCCAGCCTCTGCCCACACCCAggtcaggggctgcagggaggttTCCTGGGGAGGGTGTGACATGACGGTGGTTCCCAGGCAATGGAAGAGAAAGCCccagccttccccaaagaggataCAAGTGTGCAAAGGCCTGGGCACAGGGGCAGCTCAGCATGGAAGGGCCACCTTCGGGAGGATGGAGCAGCCCAGGCAGAGCCTGGAGCCTGGGTGCCATGGGGAGCAGACAGACAGGGCAGCAGTGCACCACCCCAACCAGGCTTCTACTTAGAAGGGCCACCAGGCAGCAGGCTGGGCAGTGGCTCAGAAGGGATCCAGCTGGAAGCAGAGACACCAGGCCACATCTCACAACACAATTAAAACCACATTGATATTTGTCAAAATACCAGAAAAAAATCCAGGCTCATCTGTGACCACACCAGTTCATCTGACGTAACGTCCTGTGACGAAAATTTCATTGGGACACAGCCAGGCCGATCATTTATATTCAGGCTATGGCTGCCTCTGCTACAGAGGCAGAGGGGAGCAGATATGCCAGGAAACATTAGCAGATACTTGATCCACATGAAGGACACAAAAAAGTCTGAAGGGATCACACTCACATACAAATAGCTGCACTGATGATTCTAAAAAGCCCAGTGAGAGCATTTAATTAGCCTCGGTATAGAGGGACTCACCCCTGCTCAGCCTCGGGGAGCCCATCAGAGCAGGGAGAGGCCCACAGGTGACCGCTCCTGTCTGCTCCAGCGCTCTGGCCTCCCCATGCACAGAGCACACACTCCGTCTGTATCCCAAGCTTCACAgcatcaattaaaaaacagatccCATTATGAAGCTCTGTAGCATAAGCCTAGCCCTCCCGCACTCTTTCCAGCACCATCTCCACTGTCTGGGTAAGGCCGGCCTCCTGGACGGCCTGTGCCCCCAACAAGGACCCGCTCTTACACCGGTCACCCAGGAGTCCCACCCATCAGCGGTGAATGAGGTACAAACATCACTTAGATAATGACCTTACTGAAAGTACTGGCAGATAAAATCTGCTGTATTTTGTGGATATTCATGTATTGTCCCTTCCTGAAATCTCACGTGAGAATGAAGTGGTAGCACTCTGTTCAGTAATGGTCACTGTTCCTTTCTACAGAAGCATCTCAACCTCCCTCCCACCTAACCGCACGGAGACAACCCCACTGACGCCGCCCACGACTATGAGGGTCATGGCACTGCTCTGTTGAGCCCTGCCAGTCAGACTTCACCCTGAGTCCTTCTGCACCTGGAGGA is a window from the Vicugna pacos chromosome 17, VicPac4, whole genome shotgun sequence genome containing:
- the LOC116279245 gene encoding E3 ubiquitin-protein ligase HERC2-like — translated: MRLLIPTGWEWSDWSSELYIPGDALTWKFISDGSVNGWGWHFIVYPITVAMGPKDLLFDHCILSCPSVDFVTCLLDFRLNLASNRSTVPCLAASLVACVQLSASEFYRQRSRRPGGRPSRGSAEAV